From the Nematostella vectensis chromosome 7, jaNemVect1.1, whole genome shotgun sequence genome, the window GCTGTCTCCCTTTTCTTTCCAAAGAAGTCATCGGTGACATTGTGGATGCTGTTGGTGATGGACGTTGCCTTCATTTTCATCCCTCTGCAGTATTCTTGTGCAAAATCCGAGGAGGCATCACGGTTGGACTCCTTGAAAGCCTTCTCTACCTTGTACTTGCGTGACCGTGACCATAGTGACAACGCCGCCAACTCGTAACGCAATCCTTTGAAGCACCCTTTGACTTCTTCAAGGATGTTCACGTCGTCTTCGTTGTTGGCTACGGCTTGGCTCCTGCTATCGCCCCATCCAAGCGTCGTGTATTTCTGCTCTGTCTCGGACTCATACCTCCACGGGTTCCCCACGTCGTACTGTTGCGAAGTGGGAAATAATTTAGTGTCCTTGATCTTAGACATATTATCCTTTAACCTTCCGGTTGCATAGTCTATAAACACCTGCATCATTTTAGTGTCTTCAGGGTCTTGATTCCTAAAGGCATGAACCTCCTTGTAGGCTTCGTTCAGAATCGCGATGAACATATTGATCAAGATTGTTGCCATTGCTGTCATATATCCAAAGAAGTAAATTGGACCTATGAATCCGCTTGAAGATTTAAGGGCCTCCCAATCCGGATCACCGCCAACAAACATAGAGAACTGTGTACGGAATACTCGAACTACGGTGGAATAGGCCGTCGTCGTTGGACCAAACGCCAGGAAGGCCACTTGTGCAAAGGCTATGAAGGCTACCAGGAAGACCACGGAGTAGGACACCAGGCGCTTCGCAGACTTCTTCATACTACCAGCGAGAAGGCTGATGTGTTTGTTAAACTTCAAGATCCTGAGTAGCTTTACAGTGATAACAAATATGAGAACAGCCATTAGCGCATTTTCAATTTCCGACCACATAACCACGTAGTGGAAGCTAGATGTCTTGAAGGGATTCTCGTGTACGCGGTTTACTAGCTGGCTGGCATGGTAACGGCGGAAGATTGACAGCACAATGGTTGCTATAGCAGCGAGAACCTGAATAATCTCTATCCAGTTCCAGGCAGACTTGAAATAGGCGCACCTCTGCCTGTAGAGCTTGATGAGTTCGGCAATGATAAAGTATATCACTATGAGGATCAGAACCAGTTCACAAACTGCGTATAGGGACTGCAGACCGTGTGACCTTGAACCGTACAATGACATTGTTTTTATGGATCGATACGTCGTACCGCCTCCAGTTGCCAACCTTTCATAAAGATAAGTGACTGCACTGAAGTAACTATTTGACGGCTCAAACACCAGCACCTCCATAAAAACAGCACGTGTCCTTTCATCGATCCAATTATTCTTCTTCAGATTGTGCATTACCCTCAATGCCGACGATGCAGTATATCCCAAGTCTGCCACATATCCACCCCCACCGTATAAATCTTTGTCTCCCTGGAAGGGGAGGGTGTGGAGGCTCGATGCCGTCTTGTAGCGCCATGGTCTAGGACACATCTGATATAGCTCGAACTCCGAGTGAAAGAAGGTTTCGTTCTGTGTGAGGGCGTCCCAACCAGGTCTGTTGTATAATGTTTTATACTCCGCTTTAAAGGAGTAGTGTGGATAACAAGGCCTGAGTCTCGTGGCGAAGCTGTCGTAACGGTCACCAATAGGGCACTCGTCTGAAAAGGACAACATATATGTTCTAATATGTTCATAGAAAGTATGGAAAAATCACAAGGTGGAAGATTTGTACAATGCATTCAAGACTACTGACAGAAGCGAACCTGCCTTTAGCAAATTAACTAGGTTTACCACCCGGTAAATTATATttggcaaaattttgataGAGTGCTTAAAGGGGAAAACAGCCCAGGAACGCCCCTGACTGCTACTCGAGGCTAGTAATATCAGCATTATCATCACTGCAGCATCTTTTTTCTCCGGTGCTTACCATTCTCAACTCTGAGCTGCCTGAGTCTTGGCATTCCAACCAAGTAGCCGATCCGATTGGATAAGAATCCCTCCTTGTATTCAAACGGCTGATTATTGTACCAGGTCGGATCATACATGCCAGGTACCATGTAGGTCTCTGCCCACTTCCAGAAATTCTCTTCACTGCCAATCTGCACACAACAAACATGAAATTACCGTGTGTGTCTTATGAAATAGCGTGAAAGGGTTTGTGGCCTCCAATTGACACTTCGTCTGTATCGATGTTCTTCACAGTGAATAGTGTTGCGGGGTAGGCTTAATATTTTACTTCCGAATAAATAGGCGCAACTACCATAGTTGCGGCCACCTTTGTGACTAAACCTTGTGGCCACAGAAATAGGCCTTAATAAAGGTTCACAAGAGAAGTTACCAAACTGAAACtaaaactactctgtttctcAAAGCAAGAGGCACTTAATAGAGGCGACATAGCCACTTATAGTTCCGAGTCAGTTTTTGCGTAGATCTCTGTGATTCCGTGTTACAAAGGCCCAAACTTTACCCGCTTTACCTTATCAAACTTGATGAGGATATCATCGATGCCTTTTGTCATGAGGAACCTGCCAACGCTTCTACTGCCATAGCACAGAACCATTAACATCCAGGCAAATGTCAGGTAGAAGAAGAGCTCAATCAACGTGCGCGCCATGTTCAACACCCTAACGCGGTACTGACGAAACACCtgaaagggaaaaaaagaatcatACCTTTCCATAACCCAAAGACGGAACTTAACAAGCCTTCAGTGAAAAGGGATGTGTTAGAAACTTTTCCATAGTCCAACTAACACGAGGGCAGACCACAACAAGCCTATAGGGAATGTAGATGTGTTAGGAGCTTTCACAAAGTCAACACGGAGTTCCACCACAATAAGGCTGCAAGGGAAGGGAGTGTGGTAGCTTTCCCATAGTCAAAATAACAAGAGGCGAGACTACGTAGCCTCCGGTCTCGGTTATGCGATAACGTCCCAGCAATTGCAAATAATAATACCGCTAAATGCTGTAGCGTACAATCCAAGCTGATTTACTTACCTCCATTTCCTCTCTCTTAGGAGACTTTGGCTCCTCAATCTCGCCTTTAACCTTGCTGAAGTGTGACGCGCCGCCGTTTTTCTGGGCATGCGCTGATTCTTCCTTCTCCATCTGTTCCTCCGGAGCTTTTTTTATGATGAAAGCGAGAAGCGATGCCACAATTACCACTTTGATAGGCTGGATGAAGATGACGTCTTGTGAAAACGACACCAAGATCGATGTGAGCCATTGATTGGACACCTCTCGTCCCCACATCATGCTATAGAACAGCGTAAATGTTGCGGACGCAAGGGATGCAGAAATTGCAAGCACCCAGGCCACGTATATACAAAAATGTGGGAACGCAAagcctttcttttctttcttttctctatCCTGATTTTTCTCATTGTCATTCTTTCGTTTGCTGTTTTTGAATAGCATCACAATAAAAATGTTGATCGGTACCACAAGAAGACTACTTTCTATGCCTATGATGATTTGTTTGACGCTAAGCACGAGTGGTCCTAGCTGGAATGAGTCCTTGGATTCTTCCCCAAACTGATAGAACATAGCGTTCGTCACCATCGCCGTCAACAGCACACATAAACAGCACGTGACTCTCTGTACACGCGTGAATGGACTCGTAGGGGGTCTGGTAACCACTGACATCCACAGATGACCATCGCCAAGACCAGTTGCGGCGCGGTTGTAGAATTTATTCTTAAAGCTGTTAATTTCTTCTTCAGATGATGCATAGAACACTTTATCAATCCGACCGTCTCCCTTCTCCAGTGCGAGCCATTTGTTACAGACAAAGAACCACTTGTGGTCACTCTGCACGTCCCGGATGACCACTTGTCGTAGGTACCAGGCAGGATGGCGGCCGGAATTGTCGTGCCACACCTGAGAAAAGAAGCCAACTCTAATTTATCGACAACCAACGTGTTCAAGTTGCTTAGGCGTGTGCGGGGAAGGGATTCGGTGCAATTAAAAAGACATGGCAATTCACTAAAAAGACGATTAAtagggggaggaagggtgcacTAGCTCCCAAGCGATCACCCTACTCCATACCTTAATGTGTTGGATATCTCCTAGGCTTTGCTCTGCAGGGAAAATAAATGTGTTCACGCTTCCTCGTGCGAAGAGCTTCTTGTCACACATTGCGCTGTACGACAGTGGCACCGTGCCGGTGTCCATATCGTCTCCGTATATCTTCATAGCCACGTTGGAAGTTGTACCGCAGCGTCGCCATATACCAGTGTATACCGTGATCTCGTAGCAGTACGTGCCATTTGGTGTTTGCCCGACTGGTACGGAGCTCAAGACCTGAACGAAGCAGGAGATTAGGTATTGCTTACGCTAGCAGGGGAGCCTGGCTGGCGCAGTTGGCAGCGCGTTGCTCTGGGGTGCCTGTGCCTCTTATTATCGCGGGTTCTGGGTTCGGTTCCCGATTCCATGAGATGATTTGCTGGTTCTCCCAAGTTCACTATAGGTTTTccgttttttcttcttttaaacAAAATGTGCACAAACAAATAACGATGTAAACTATCATCCATGGCCGTCTGACCGTCTAGCGACTGGCTGATGCAGCCTCCTATTCCTATGACTCAACCACTTTGTGCGCTTGTAATTCAACATTCCAGCTGTATTTTAGCAAGGACAGCGACTAGCTTCAGatatttatttctctttcaaaaattttaaataacgTTCGCGCATCCCTTGAAATTGAGACATGCCTAGTAAATGGTTGTCGAATACGCCGAATTAATAGTTCTTCTGgcaatatgcaatatttttatttaatctgACAAAATAAAGTGTGCCAGAGATGAAACCAATTGTAAGTGCACGGTTTTATATTCATCGTTACAGTACCGTTACTTGGTATCTTTTTCAAAATgtaatcaaaataaataaagaacaaaattCACTTGAAGGCTCTTCCAAGATTAATTAACTAAACTTACCTTTTGTTTGTCACTTTTGTCCGCTCTTCTTGCGAATATAACAGCTATTATGTAGAACGCGAATATAGTACAAAGGGTAGTCAACACGACGAAGTTCTTGGTCTTTCCGATGTTAGCAAATCCTGCCCAGACTTTGTCGAAGTCGATGGGGTTTGGCGCCACGAAGAAGTCTCCCCCAAATGACGACAAGTGGTTGCACAGACACACGATCGAGCTGTTCATAATCTTGGGGCTGACCTGCAAGGCGATTATAGCAAGTATCATATATAACAAGTATATTCTTCAAGAAAACTTTACAAGAACGCTCGTTTTggttatgttttattttgctgGGAATGGACACTAGTATGACTTGTAAATGACCATCGAAAAACAAGATTTATTTCAGTTATAAGCTGAGACGGGTAATGATACACAATACAGGTAATACTAAATAGACGCCATAAAGTATGTCCCCTTAACCGCTTTCACATCATGCTCTGCTAAATACAAGAGCGCAAGTGCACACAAACTACTTACCCTACAGCCATCGCTCGTCCATTTCTGTTTATCCTCCGACCAATACAAGCACGACTTTGCTGATATAGCTATTGAGTAGTTTACGTCTGTCTGAGGATCATACTTTGGGCGAATGATTTGCGGTGTAGGAGGAGGAGTGGTTGGTGGGTCCTTGAACTCGGCACAAATCACATCTCGTTTCTGTCTCCCGGATAAACAAGATCTTCGTCTCCTTGACTTCGCATCGGCCCCCGTGTGGTTATACAACAAACCAATGAAGTATAATCCTGTACCGTTTATCATTTCTTGTGATATAGTTATCACGTAAGGGTCCCTGGTACAGTTGAAGTATCCTGCCTCCTGGGTTACACTATCGCCGATTCCATAATCCGTGAGTACTTGCCCGCTTTCAAGATCCTTATCACTGACCTTTGTACAGCTAGAGTAGTCAGGTACCTTGGTATGATAATCATGGGTTTCCACTGTAGGGCGCCGTCTATGTCTGAAATAAACCGACAGTTCTTTTCCTCCTGTAGGTATCAGCGTCACTTGTATGGTCACGTCTTTGGATGTAACGTTTGTTGTGTGAAATTGCATGCTGCCATTGACGCTCGGTTTGAGAAAGCTGGCTATTGGTGGTAAGACCTTTGCATCGGGTGGTCCTTCGACTATGAGCTCAATTTCCTCTCTTAATCCAGAAATTTCAAGCTTTTGACCGGAAGTGTCTTTTAAGTCGATACTGAGAACAGGGGACTTAACTTTATCCGCGCTTGCGTCCCATGTATACGGGTTTTGCTTCATTGAAAGCATCTGAATACAAAACGGTAATGACTGATTTCAAGTTGGCGGCTATATAAATGTTAGCTTATTGAATAAAATCAAGTAAATCGAAACTACTTTTAAATTCAAAGTCAAGCGTGGATCTAGGGCATGTGAATAGTTATTTCTTGCGAAATGAGTAGTTGTTGTAGATAAATAGATGATAGTATGCTTTTATATTTGTATTCTGTTGTGCCGCCGAACATAAGCATTAAAGGCCGTAAAACTACAATGGCACAGTAGTCTATTAAGATCTCCTGGAGTTCGTAAACTTTTCGCTTAAACCGGGGCCCGCAAGGTATTTATTTACCCTTAGATTTTCTGTTAAAAGAGCGTACACTTAATCGAAAAGAAAACTGTCATCAAAGCTAAATAATTGGTTATCCACATATGATTGGCAGAATTACTACCTGTGTGTCGACAGCTGAGTGGGTTCCCATGCCTCGTAGAAGCACATCCGATTTAGGCAGTGCAACCTTGCTATTCCCCACACTTTTAGGCTTACTGAGATCCTCGGGCTTTTTTCTGTCAAGGACCATCTGAATGCTTTGTGTCTGGATCAGGATTGGTTCATCTTCCGTTGTCTGTCTCTTCAACAAACTGTCGCCGACGTTTTCAATCATTGCTAATGCTTTCTTTGCTGACATTTTATTCTAAGAAATTGAAAAGTTTGTTTCATTACATAAGGCACACTCCTCCCTCTAGTCCTAACCCTAAACATATCTCCTTCAAATTAGTTACTTTGATGCTGAGACACGTAATCGCACtcaaaagggaaaaaaacctCTGCGGCCTGTGCGGTGCTTTTAAGAGTTTTCTGTGTATTAAGTATTGACCTTATTACAAGACTCAATTAACCTGTGGGGCCTtactgaaatattttttgtgcgTCACAATGTGCAGTTTATCATATGCGACAACTCTTATCATCCAATTCGCAGACAATTTATGAAATCTCAATTTATGAAATATCAATTTATGAAAATTGGTCTATATCTAAAGGTTTAAAAAACTTGTTGGCTACTTAGGTTTAGAAGCCGTTGCAAGTATGAAAACAACAAGTTACGCTACACACAAACTTCGCCACAATAAGCTGAATTAAACGATTAAACATTGAACCTGAATATACGCCACAACTCGAATTAATGCCCACTGTCTACCTTATTCTTCTTATTGTCATCCTTTTCCGCCTCGCTGTCTCCCTTATCACCTGCTGGCACTTTGGCGTAGAAGGCTGACGTTTCCAGCACGTTACCGATGCAGTGAAGCAGATTCTCTCCCGCCTCAGCCATCACACTTTTTGTAGAATCTTTTGTATCGTTTCCCGAAATTTGAGAGAACGCTGAAGTCATGGATTCCAGGACAAGCAATGACTTTTCCTGTGGCGACGATACAAAGATATAAACGTGGTAAAATACCATTAGCATCGTACTAAACTTCACTGTACGTGATTTCAATGGATTCACTTGCTATTATCATGGATGAGGTACCTGATGAACGTACTTTTAAATTTGGAGGTTATTTTAAGACTCAAATCTCCCACAAGGCTCCGAATTGTACAATAAGAAGAATGAATAGCCGCTTAAGGTGCTGTGTCATGAGTTTTTCTTGGACCACTGTTTATTCAATAAACCACCATTAAAAAGGAAAGAAGCTAGCCTGAAAAATCCCACATGGGTTAACGTCTTTTTTTAATCTGCCTGAACTAAAAACCTAGAGTTCGAAGTGCATGTATGTATGACAGTTGTTGTAGCGCTCACTTTTCGTTCTTAGAATAATGCCCTCAATAAAGACTTATTTACCCTTGGGACCTCTCTGACAGTTTCTGTGTGAAAGTGTTCTTTAAGGCCTATTATCCTGTTGAGGCCTATAAGCCTGTTTATTTGTGAGGCGTAAGAAAGGAGTGCTCTTTGCATTTCACCAGCCAATAGCAAGATCTAAAAGCCTGCGTTTACGTCTGATGCCTAAGTCCCGCTTACTTGAGAGGCCTCTGACAGCTCTGTCCTGTTCGACGTCACGCCAGCGACCACAGACGCCACCTGGATGAGCTTACTTATGTCGTTGACATTCACACTCGCCATCTGTGACATCATCTCGTCTTTGATCTAAAAAAGAGGACCATTATGGGAAATCTAATGGCCGGCTGAGCTATAGGAAGAGTATTGTCGAGGCAGGTGGAGTTATGAAGTAACAAAAAATTCCCTTTCTGTTGACTTGGTATCCTGGCACCCAAAGTTTAAATTAATCAGTTCCTTTTTACGCAACAAACCTCTATTTGCCAGAGTGATATAAAACCCAATTGGCTTTTCAATCTAAAAGATCAGTGAGATTGAAACAAATGGTAATATGGGGTCACGAGCACTGCATTTTTGCCAAAATCCTGCGATTAAAATTCACGGAGAAGATGGCGGGAAGAATGGGTAATCGAACTTTACTGGAATCACATAGATATCAATTTCTTTAGACGGGGTAAACCCTTTGGGACCCGACGTAACAGCAATACACACAGGGGTCTGAAAGCGCCTATCTTGCAAAACAGCTAGTGATGGCCAATAAACTGACCCAAACTAGGAATCAGTATTACTCAAACCTTTATTTTGTCTTCCGCTGTCATATTTGTGACCGCATCGTTAGACATCATGGATAGCACCTCGTTCGCGAGATTCGTGGCTTGTTTGACATCATTGTTCTTCAGCAGTATACTCAACCTGCTATTCGCGCCAACTGTATACTGGAACAACGTCACGTTCCTCACTACCGTAGGCTTCACCTGACAGAGTTTTCCACAACAGAAACATTAGAGATGATACCCTATAGCGATTAAGGTACTAAGTATGACATTCA encodes:
- the LOC5520731 gene encoding uncharacterized protein LOC5520731 isoform X3, which encodes MPVMLTSVWFLGLLVPTLLAGKPNLVRFERTTLPTSTPDKARSVGGTGASHSCKEPLGMQSGNITWKQIKFGSVFHDSYGYPYGQPRLNRTEFPPGYRSAAGKCNSSGYVAVEFKTKTLVTGIATQGYGGDEVEEWVTSFNLYYYKLNEREIKAYPHEFLGNTDRNTIVYNEIPQPREELKTIVIWPKDCHNNAGLRFELYGCVLKKSYVIWVRLEDEPFHGDLFNSLTTKYTRLAEDVKAKVASLISKLTGFLFVHVVRMSPGSVIVELDVGAVEGEVENLISNASRVLLGDATLGLDKSYFKIQDPKGTDKCKPPKITLELPKELNHAQQIRRSKSYIIKSEVLWDCGSDLSRFSTSWTFSKQYNESGYFETYIKREGYLATSYEIARDSLPYGRYYLQLDAGIKHTRMFSYAFGFFEITKTPLLVKISGPERVVKDTNDVFALDAKGSQDPDVLGQSYNTMTFEWYCKRSDEEWPYPLYTKVTRRLIQQVREARPNETLQDSGCYGTGIGRLSETGPVLTMNLLNMTGGVTYDIAMVGMKDTREEVASHSIDVARAVFTMTIQCIQNCGKYSPEKDLILKARCYGTLCDADKISYVWYVLQKKKVENEDPWIEVWRFLGKEPRMSFKPKFFDIRKEYKIMLESKAESGITSQSNFTIIANVPPQGGICKVDKLIGEAFTTKFNFSCEGWEDEDPPLSYKFQYTKDSGVRFLLQNNNNSKVTTQLPVGNTEMDYAIPVSITISDALGAGTEVEIIVKTKPWLFTLKPSNASSSGAKVKPTVVRNVTLFQYTVGANSRLSILLKNNDVKQATNLANEVLSMMSNDAVTNMTAEDKIKIKDEMMSQMASVNVNDISKLIQVASVVAGVTSNRTELSEASQEKSLLVLESMTSAFSQISGNDTKDSTKSVMAEAGENLLHCIGNVLETSAFYAKVPAGDKGDSEAEKDDNKKNKNKMSAKKALAMIENVGDSLLKRQTTEDEPILIQTQSIQMVLDRKKPEDLSKPKSVGNSKVALPKSDVLLRGMGTHSAVDTQMLSMKQNPYTWDASADKVKSPVLSIDLKDTSGQKLEISGLREEIELIVEGPPDAKVLPPIASFLKPSVNGSMQFHTTNVTSKDVTIQVTLIPTGGKELSVYFRHRRRPTVETHDYHTKVPDYSSCTKVSDKDLESGQVLTDYGIGDSVTQEAGYFNCTRDPYVITISQEMINGTGLYFIGLLYNHTGADAKSRRRRSCLSGRQKRDVICAEFKDPPTTPPPTPQIIRPKYDPQTDVNYSIAISAKSCLYWSEDKQKWTSDGCRVSPKIMNSSIVCLCNHLSSFGGDFFVAPNPIDFDKVWAGFANIGKTKNFVVLTTLCTIFAFYIIAVIFARRADKSDKQKVLSSVPVGQTPNGTYCYEITVYTGIWRRCGTTSNVAMKIYGDDMDTGTVPLSYSAMCDKKLFARGSVNTFIFPAEQSLGDIQHIKVWHDNSGRHPAWYLRQVVIRDVQSDHKWFFVCNKWLALEKGDGRIDKVFYASSEEEINSFKNKFYNRAATGLGDGHLWMSVVTRPPTSPFTRVQRVTCCLCVLLTAMVTNAMFYQFGEESKDSFQLGPLVLSVKQIIIGIESSLLVVPINIFIVMLFKNSKRKNDNEKNQDREKKEKKGFAFPHFCIYVAWVLAISASLASATFTLFYSMMWGREVSNQWLTSILVSFSQDVIFIQPIKVVIVASLLAFIIKKAPEEQMEKEESAHAQKNGGASHFSKVKGEIEEPKSPKREEMEVFRQYRVRVLNMARTLIELFFYLTFAWMLMVLCYGSRSVGRFLMTKGIDDILIKFDKIGSEENFWKWAETYMVPGMYDPTWYNNQPFEYKEGFLSNRIGYLVGMPRLRQLRVENDECPIGDRYDSFATRLRPCYPHYSFKAEYKTLYNRPGWDALTQNETFFHSEFELYQMCPRPWRYKTASSLHTLPFQGDKDLYGGGGYVADLGYTASSALRVMHNLKKNNWIDERTRAVFMEVLVFEPSNSYFSAVTYLYERLATGGGTTYRSIKTMSLYGSRSHGLQSLYAVCELVLILIVIYFIIAELIKLYRQRCAYFKSAWNWIEIIQVLAAIATIVLSIFRRYHASQLVNRVHENPFKTSSFHYVVMWSEIENALMAVLIFVITVKLLRILKFNKHISLLAGSMKKSAKRLVSYSVVFLVAFIAFAQVAFLAFGPTTTAYSTVVRVFRTQFSMFVGGDPDWEALKSSSGFIGPIYFFGYMTAMATILINMFIAILNEAYKEVHAFRNQDPEDTKMMQVFIDYATGRLKDNMSKIKDTKLFPTSQQYDVGNPWRYESETEQKYTTLGWGDSRSQAVANNEDDVNILEEVKGCFKGLRYELAALSLWSRSRKYKVEKAFKESNRDASSDFAQEYCRGMKMKATSITNSIHNVTDDFFGKKRETALLDDYDGFSSAIDEEGVSRYDSEVSGYGDDISLVGRRFKDKDSLVKNAEDRETII
- the LOC5520731 gene encoding uncharacterized protein LOC5520731 isoform X1, with translation MQGFDNEQIMQFIYHSISLKMPVMLTSVWFLGLLVPTLLAGKPNLVRFERTTLPTSTPDKARSVGGTGASHSCKEPLGMQSGNITWKQIKFGSVFHDSYGYPYGQPRLNRTEFPPGYRSAAGKCNSSGYVAVEFKTKTLVTGIATQGYGGDEVEEWVTSFNLYYYKLNEREIKAYPHEFLGNTDRNTIVYNEIPQPREELKTIVIWPKDCHNNAGLRFELYGCVLKKSYVIWVRLEDEPFHGDLFNSLTTKYTRLAEDVKAKVASLISKLTGFLFVHVVRMSPGSVIVELDVGAVEGEVENLISNASRVLLGDATLGLDKSYFKIQDPKGTDKCKPPKITLELPKELNHAQQIRRSKSYIIKSEVLWDCGSDLSRFSTSWTFSKQYNESGYFETYIKREGYLATSYEIARDSLPYGRYYLQLDAGIKHTRMFSYAFGFFEITKTPLLVKISGPERVVKDTNDVFALDAKGSQDPDVLGQSYNTMTFEWYCKRSDEEWPYPLYTKVTRRLIQQVREARPNETLQDSGCYGTGIGRLSETGPVLTMNLLNMTGGVTYDIAMVGMKDTREEVASHSIDVARAVFTMTIQCIQNCGKYSPEKDLILKARCYGTLCDADKISYVWYVLQKKKVENEDPWIEVWRFLGKEPRMSFKPKFFDIRKEYKIMLESKAESGITSQSNFTIIANVPPQGGICKVDKLIGEAFTTKFNFSCEGWEDEDPPLSYKFQYTKDSGVRFLLQNNNNSKVTTQLPVGNTEMDYAIPVSITISDALGAGTEVEIIVKTKPWLFTLKPSNASSSGAKVKPTVVRNVTLFQYTVGANSRLSILLKNNDVKQATNLANEVLSMMSNDAVTNMTAEDKIKIKDEMMSQMASVNVNDISKLIQVASVVAGVTSNRTELSEASQEKSLLVLESMTSAFSQISGNDTKDSTKSVMAEAGENLLHCIGNVLETSAFYAKVPAGDKGDSEAEKDDNKKNKNKMSAKKALAMIENVGDSLLKRQTTEDEPILIQTQSIQMVLDRKKPEDLSKPKSVGNSKVALPKSDVLLRGMGTHSAVDTQMLSMKQNPYTWDASADKVKSPVLSIDLKDTSGQKLEISGLREEIELIVEGPPDAKVLPPIASFLKPSVNGSMQFHTTNVTSKDVTIQVTLIPTGGKELSVYFRHRRRPTVETHDYHTKVPDYSSCTKVSDKDLESGQVLTDYGIGDSVTQEAGYFNCTRDPYVITISQEMINGTGLYFIGLLYNHTGADAKSRRRRSCLSGRQKRDVICAEFKDPPTTPPPTPQIIRPKYDPQTDVNYSIAISAKSCLYWSEDKQKWTSDGCRVSPKIMNSSIVCLCNHLSSFGGDFFVAPNPIDFDKVWAGFANIGKTKNFVVLTTLCTIFAFYIIAVIFARRADKSDKQKVLSSVPVGQTPNGTYCYEITVYTGIWRRCGTTSNVAMKIYGDDMDTGTVPLSYSAMCDKKLFARGSVNTFIFPAEQSLGDIQHIKVWHDNSGRHPAWYLRQVVIRDVQSDHKWFFVCNKWLALEKGDGRIDKVFYASSEEEINSFKNKFYNRAATGLGDGHLWMSVVTRPPTSPFTRVQRVTCCLCVLLTAMVTNAMFYQFGEESKDSFQLGPLVLSVKQIIIGIESSLLVVPINIFIVMLFKNSKRKNDNEKNQDREKKEKKGFAFPHFCIYVAWVLAISASLASATFTLFYSMMWGREVSNQWLTSILVSFSQDVIFIQPIKVVIVASLLAFIIKKAPEEQMEKEESAHAQKNGGASHFSKVKGEIEEPKSPKREEMEVFRQYRVRVLNMARTLIELFFYLTFAWMLMVLCYGSRSVGRFLMTKGIDDILIKFDKIGSEENFWKWAETYMVPGMYDPTWYNNQPFEYKEGFLSNRIGYLVGMPRLRQLRVENDECPIGDRYDSFATRLRPCYPHYSFKAEYKTLYNRPGWDALTQNETFFHSEFELYQMCPRPWRYKTASSLHTLPFQGDKDLYGGGGYVADLGYTASSALRVMHNLKKNNWIDERTRAVFMEVLVFEPSNSYFSAVTYLYERLATGGGTTYRSIKTMSLYGSRSHGLQSLYAVCELVLILIVIYFIIAELIKLYRQRCAYFKSAWNWIEIIQVLAAIATIVLSIFRRYHASQLVNRVHENPFKTSSFHYVVMWSEIENALMAVLIFVITVKLLRILKFNKHISLLAGSMKKSAKRLVSYSVVFLVAFIAFAQVAFLAFGPTTTAYSTVVRVFRTQFSMFVGGDPDWEALKSSSGFIGPIYFFGYMTAMATILINMFIAILNEAYKEVHAFRNQDPEDTKMMQVFIDYATGRLKDNMSKIKDTKLFPTSQQYDVGNPWRYESETEQKYTTLGWGDSRSQAVANNEDDVNILEEVKGCFKGLRYELAALSLWSRSRKYKVEKAFKESNRDASSDFAQEYCRGMKMKATSITNSIHNVTDDFFGKKRETALLDDYDGFSSAIDEEGVSRYDSEVSGYGDDISLVGRRFKDKDSLVKNAEDRETII